One window from the genome of Microcebus murinus isolate Inina chromosome X, M.murinus_Inina_mat1.0, whole genome shotgun sequence encodes:
- the LOC105868527 gene encoding UBX domain-containing protein 2A-like produces MKEVDNLESIKEEWACETGSDNQPLSDNQTNCEYFVDSLFEEAQKVGAKCLSPTEQKKQVDISIKLWKNGFTVNDDFRSYSDGASQQFLNSIKKGELPSELQGIFNKEEVDVKVEDKKNEVCVSTKPVFQPFSRQGHRLGRVSHIKDFIEQYQGSQRSPPFSLATALPFLKLLDETLTLEEADLQNAVIIQRLQKTAEPFSKLSEH; encoded by the coding sequence atgaaagaagtaGATAATCTTGAAAGTATAAAAGAAGAATGGGCTTGTGAAACAGGATCTGACAATCAACCTCTTAGTGATAATCAAACAAACTGTGAATATTTTGTTGACAGCCTTTTTGAGGAAGCTCAGAAGGTTGGTGCCAAGTGTTTGTCCCCCACTGAACAGAAGAAACAGGTAgatataagtataaaattatggaaaaatggaTTCACAGTCAATGATGATTTCAGAAGTTATTCTGATGGCGCAAGTCAGCAGTTCCTGAACTCTATCAAAAAGGGGGAATTACCTTCAGAATTACAgggaatttttaataaagaggAGGTGGATGTTAAAGttgaagataagaaaaatgaagtgtGTGTCTCTACAAAGCCTGTGTTTCAGCCCTTTTCGAGACAAGGTCACAGACTGGGAAGGGTAAGCCACATCAAAGACTTCATTGAACAATACCAAGGATCTCAAAGAAGTCCTCCCTTTTCCCTGGCAACAGCTCTTCCTTTCCTCAAATTGCTAGATGAAACACTCACACTGGAAGAAGCAGATTTACAGAATGCTGTAATCATCCAGAGACTCCAAAAGACTGCTGAACCTTTTAGCAAACTTTCAGAGCATTGA